In one Verrucomicrobiales bacterium genomic region, the following are encoded:
- the polX gene encoding DNA polymerase/3'-5' exonuclease PolX yields the protein MDKDQVAEILTEIGVLLELKGENPFKTRAYANAARNLEALTEPLATLVAEQRLGELKGIGEALQQKITELVTTGKLEYYDSLKASMPAGLMELLTIQGLGPKKVKALYDKLSIDSLPKLEQACREGKIAELSGFGEKTQAKILDGIAFRQKFASRHRLDVALTTAEAVLDTLRGHPDVTRCSLAGSARRWKEIVGDLDFLVSSRKPESILDFFTSQPGVSQVLAKGDTKASVILEHGIQADLRVVSDTEFPFALAYFTGSKEHNIVMRQRAIERGLRLNEYGLFRSSEETRDPQLAVPCANEEEIFKALDLQPIPPELREDHGEFEAAEQGKLPRLLEWTELRGSLHNHSNWSDGHHPLEDIAAHVHELGCDYWAITDHSRSSAQARGLDAGRLRTQLKAISEINRGFSDEGSDFRLLSGSEVDILSEGRLDFPDDVLSELEVVVASIHQGFTQSEAEMTKRLIRACENRYVQMLGHLTGRLLLERESYAVNQQAVIDACAETGTWIELNANPYRLDMDWRLWPYARKKGVKCVINCDAHRNSHAGYLRLGAGIARKGWLRKDDVINTLPLAKLREALRLKRER from the coding sequence ATGGATAAAGACCAGGTCGCGGAGATACTGACGGAGATTGGGGTGCTGCTGGAGCTGAAGGGGGAGAACCCGTTCAAGACCCGCGCGTATGCCAACGCCGCCCGAAATCTCGAAGCCCTGACCGAGCCCTTGGCGACCCTGGTCGCCGAGCAGCGGCTCGGGGAACTCAAGGGCATTGGCGAGGCGCTTCAGCAAAAGATCACTGAGCTCGTGACCACCGGGAAACTGGAGTATTACGATTCCTTGAAGGCCTCGATGCCAGCGGGCCTGATGGAGCTGCTGACCATCCAAGGGCTAGGACCCAAGAAGGTCAAGGCCCTGTACGACAAACTGTCCATCGATTCCCTGCCCAAGCTTGAACAAGCCTGCCGTGAGGGCAAGATCGCTGAGCTGAGCGGATTTGGTGAGAAAACGCAGGCCAAGATTCTGGATGGGATCGCTTTTCGTCAAAAGTTCGCCTCCCGGCACCGTTTGGACGTGGCGTTAACGACCGCGGAGGCCGTTCTCGATACCTTGCGAGGCCACCCCGACGTCACCCGTTGCAGCCTGGCCGGCAGCGCTCGCCGATGGAAGGAGATCGTGGGCGACCTGGACTTTCTGGTTTCGTCCCGGAAGCCGGAGTCGATTTTGGACTTCTTCACCAGCCAGCCGGGAGTGAGCCAAGTGCTGGCCAAGGGCGATACGAAGGCCAGCGTCATCCTGGAGCACGGAATCCAAGCCGACCTGCGCGTGGTCAGCGATACGGAGTTTCCTTTCGCCTTGGCTTACTTCACCGGCAGCAAGGAGCACAACATTGTCATGCGGCAGCGCGCGATCGAGCGAGGGCTCCGTTTGAACGAGTATGGCCTTTTTCGATCGTCCGAGGAGACCCGCGATCCCCAGTTGGCCGTGCCTTGTGCGAATGAGGAAGAAATCTTCAAGGCGCTGGACCTCCAGCCGATTCCACCGGAACTTCGGGAAGATCATGGGGAGTTTGAAGCTGCGGAGCAGGGGAAGCTCCCCCGGCTTCTGGAATGGACCGAGCTCAGGGGATCGCTTCACAATCACTCCAACTGGAGTGATGGACATCATCCCTTGGAGGACATCGCCGCCCATGTTCACGAGCTGGGCTGCGACTACTGGGCGATCACCGATCATTCGCGCAGCTCGGCGCAGGCCCGAGGGCTTGATGCGGGTCGCCTGCGCACTCAGCTGAAGGCGATCTCCGAAATCAATCGCGGGTTTTCCGATGAAGGAAGTGACTTTCGTCTGCTGAGCGGCAGTGAGGTGGATATTCTCTCCGAGGGAAGGCTCGATTTTCCGGATGATGTGTTGAGTGAGCTGGAAGTGGTGGTGGCCAGCATACATCAGGGTTTTACCCAAAGCGAAGCAGAGATGACTAAGCGTTTGATTCGCGCCTGCGAGAATCGATACGTGCAGATGTTGGGACACCTCACCGGGCGGCTGCTGCTGGAGCGCGAGAGTTACGCCGTGAATCAGCAGGCGGTCATCGATGCCTGCGCGGAGACGGGGACCTGGATCGAGCTGAATGCGAACCCTTATCGGCTGGATATGGATTGGCGGCTCTGGCCGTACGCCCGCAAGAAGGGGGTCAAGTGCGTCATTAACTGCGATGCTCATCGCAATAGCCATGCCGGGTATCTCCGCTTGGGGGCTGGGATTGCTCGCAAGGGGTGGTTGCGTAAGGATGATGTCATCAACACCTTGCCTCTGGCCAAGCTCCGCGAAGCCTTGCGACTGAAGCGAGAGCGTTGA
- a CDS encoding PIG-L family deacetylase, with translation MKSGNMLSGGRALIVAAILSGFALVCGAQVRPAALKVDLLGVFAHPDDEIEVASTLAYYAHGQGKVVAAVYCTRGEGGGNMVGTQSGDALGILREAEVRACLQTLGVSYCYFLDRKDFAYTESLLATLQRWNRDETLRGLVRYIRVLKPEVIVTMDPAPVAGQHGNHQAAGVLATEAVVAAADPKRFPDQLSSEGLTVWQCRKLYYTGGDETLSTVIPTTRALVDGRQPWQIAAEGIAHHRSQAFGSFTAGPRMRQAQLFRPILSVLPLAKEDDLFRGLPTTQDRLLSPEPDPKTRAGIKIEFQSRAAISNYNRWIREQHIEGLARRVPADLSLVAGEANEIRFQLANPTTNSLQGTLRLAGQSDWLLRSEQASYRVPADRSQMFKARITPPAHALGTAVVQVVTTDVNGETQASLIANVVPLIKVRALTEPPSMDGSGRGWESTPVHYIPFTQTWQGKVKDSADSSGEFRLAVVDRTLYVDVHVKDDSVVSNIAPNDIKGHWRSDSVEICVDPSGGAENTFSCFKLGIFPFDSTGQVNAARDADARPGPIAQTAPRTLIRSQRTADGYRVQVAIPFHEAGITLTRRIGFNLLIYDGDKANAAGGENINKSRLAWSPRPGVQGRPEDWGRLDLE, from the coding sequence ATGAAATCAGGAAACATGTTAAGCGGTGGCCGAGCGCTGATCGTCGCTGCCATCTTGAGTGGGTTTGCGCTCGTGTGCGGAGCCCAGGTTCGGCCAGCGGCGCTCAAGGTGGATCTGCTCGGCGTGTTCGCCCACCCGGACGACGAGATTGAAGTCGCATCCACCTTGGCCTACTATGCGCACGGGCAGGGCAAGGTCGTCGCTGCGGTCTACTGCACCCGGGGCGAGGGGGGAGGCAATATGGTCGGCACCCAGTCGGGCGACGCGTTGGGCATCCTTAGAGAAGCCGAGGTGCGCGCCTGCCTCCAAACCCTGGGTGTGAGTTACTGCTACTTTCTCGATCGAAAGGATTTCGCGTATACGGAAAGCTTGCTCGCCACTCTGCAGCGGTGGAACCGGGACGAAACACTACGGGGACTGGTGCGCTATATCCGGGTGCTGAAACCCGAAGTGATCGTGACTATGGATCCTGCTCCGGTGGCTGGTCAGCACGGCAACCATCAGGCGGCCGGAGTGCTGGCCACGGAAGCGGTGGTGGCCGCCGCGGATCCTAAACGGTTCCCGGACCAGCTTAGCTCCGAAGGCTTGACTGTTTGGCAGTGTCGGAAGCTCTACTATACAGGTGGTGATGAAACCCTGAGTACTGTGATTCCCACGACCCGGGCTTTGGTGGATGGTCGGCAGCCTTGGCAGATCGCCGCGGAAGGCATCGCCCACCACCGTTCTCAAGCCTTTGGAAGTTTCACCGCCGGCCCTAGGATGCGGCAAGCCCAACTCTTCCGTCCGATCCTGAGTGTCCTGCCTTTGGCCAAGGAGGATGATTTGTTTCGCGGCCTCCCGACCACGCAGGACCGCCTGCTCAGCCCGGAGCCGGATCCCAAGACCCGCGCCGGGATCAAGATCGAATTCCAAAGCAGAGCTGCGATTTCCAATTATAACCGCTGGATTCGTGAGCAGCACATTGAGGGCCTGGCTCGCCGCGTCCCGGCCGATCTGTCCCTTGTTGCGGGGGAGGCGAACGAAATCCGATTTCAGCTGGCGAATCCCACCACCAACTCACTCCAGGGAACTCTACGCTTGGCAGGCCAGAGCGACTGGTTGCTGAGATCCGAGCAGGCTTCGTATCGGGTGCCCGCCGACCGTTCCCAAATGTTCAAGGCCCGCATCACTCCCCCCGCCCACGCCTTGGGCACCGCGGTCGTCCAGGTCGTGACCACTGACGTCAACGGAGAGACCCAGGCCAGCCTGATCGCGAATGTCGTGCCTCTGATCAAGGTCAGAGCCCTCACGGAGCCACCTTCGATGGATGGGAGTGGCCGCGGATGGGAGTCGACTCCGGTGCACTACATCCCCTTCACGCAGACCTGGCAGGGGAAGGTCAAGGATTCCGCGGACAGCAGCGGGGAGTTTCGGCTGGCGGTGGTCGATCGAACCCTCTACGTCGATGTTCACGTGAAAGACGATTCGGTCGTCAGCAATATCGCCCCGAACGACATCAAAGGGCACTGGCGTTCGGACTCCGTGGAAATTTGCGTCGATCCCAGCGGTGGGGCCGAAAACACCTTCAGCTGCTTCAAACTCGGAATCTTTCCCTTCGACAGCACCGGCCAGGTCAACGCCGCGCGGGATGCCGATGCGAGGCCAGGGCCGATCGCCCAGACAGCTCCCCGGACTCTCATTCGATCTCAGCGCACCGCGGACGGCTACCGCGTCCAGGTGGCTATTCCATTCCACGAGGCCGGAATCACCTTAACCCGCCGAATTGGCTTCAACCTCTTGATCTACGATGGGGACAAAGCCAATGCCGCGGGCGGGGAGAACATCAACAAGTCGAGGCTGGCCTGGTCTCCTCGTCCCGGAGTGCAGGGGCGTCCGGAGGACTGGGGCCGCTTGGATCTCGAGTAG
- the pabC gene encoding aminodeoxychorismate lyase — protein sequence MIGNVFLNGRFIPAAQAQVSIFDRGWMYGDGLFETLRVANGKPFQWDLHWDRLSRGLEFLQLRAPFSSIDLRQAAEELSRINGISEGVLRLAVSRGVGPRGYSPRGAEHPTWVMTLAAFSQKPNGAESGSPSQWRLVTSRQIRLQPGALASMKTANRLPQILARREAEEAGVEEALVCNVAGQVAEASSGNVFWIREGRLFTPPIESGGLPGIARSTIVGLASSLGVPVSEVTVRPDDLLPVEGMFISLSTYGVIEVVGLDGTQLRCHPLTRQLWQSWEALVAAETSGKM from the coding sequence ATGATCGGGAACGTTTTTCTGAACGGCCGTTTTATCCCGGCAGCGCAGGCTCAGGTTTCGATCTTTGATCGGGGATGGATGTACGGGGACGGCCTGTTCGAGACCCTGCGAGTCGCGAACGGAAAGCCTTTCCAATGGGACCTTCATTGGGATCGGCTCAGCCGTGGCTTGGAGTTTCTACAGCTTCGCGCCCCTTTTTCGAGTATCGACTTGCGCCAGGCAGCTGAGGAGTTGTCCCGTATCAACGGGATCTCAGAAGGGGTCCTCCGATTGGCGGTGTCCAGAGGAGTGGGGCCACGGGGTTACTCACCTCGAGGTGCTGAGCATCCAACCTGGGTGATGACGTTGGCCGCATTTTCCCAGAAACCCAACGGCGCGGAATCCGGTTCTCCATCGCAATGGCGGTTGGTCACATCGCGGCAGATCCGGCTGCAACCCGGGGCGCTGGCATCGATGAAGACGGCCAATCGGCTCCCCCAAATCCTGGCTCGTCGCGAAGCGGAGGAAGCGGGGGTGGAAGAGGCATTGGTGTGCAATGTGGCTGGGCAAGTGGCCGAGGCCTCGAGCGGAAATGTGTTTTGGATTCGAGAAGGAAGGTTGTTCACGCCGCCGATTGAATCGGGTGGGTTGCCTGGTATTGCTCGATCCACCATCGTCGGGCTAGCGAGTTCCCTGGGAGTACCGGTGAGCGAAGTCACCGTGCGGCCAGACGACCTGTTGCCTGTGGAAGGCATGTTCATCAGTTTGAGCACGTATGGGGTCATTGAAGTGGTGGGGCTTGACGGCACCCAGCTGAGGTGTCACCCGTTAACTCGGCAGCTTTGGCAGTCCTGGGAAGCCCTCGTGGCAGCCGAGACTAGCGGAAAGATGTAG
- a CDS encoding formylglycine-generating enzyme family protein, whose protein sequence is MTTTPKQRAVLCPLLSCGAALRVLLLCLALEKTPSGLAAQSAPASLEIRLHSGLTITGAVGSVYAIEYTTSPAVKTSWRCLSFLQLSTPTHLWTDPTPATGPQRFYRATLDVRPNLVFIPPGSFRMGSPSNEVGRLPDEGPQTVVTLTQGFYMARYKVTQTDYQWVVGSYPSVFTGDFNRPVETVSWEDATNYCALLTRRERAARVIPPNCVYRLPTEAEWEYACRAWTTTRFSYGDDPGYTNLANYAWYVSNSGHTTRAVGEKLPNPWGLYDMHGGLWEWCQDWYGPYPGGQVTNPQGPTSGTYRVYRGGSWGCRPEKCRSAIREANPEGETGYVGFRVVLALAGP, encoded by the coding sequence ATGACCACCACTCCGAAACAGCGTGCGGTGCTATGTCCGCTTCTTTCTTGTGGAGCCGCTCTTCGAGTTCTCCTGCTGTGTCTGGCCCTTGAGAAAACGCCTTCCGGCCTCGCTGCGCAGTCCGCCCCCGCCAGTCTCGAGATTCGGTTGCACTCGGGTCTCACGATCACTGGAGCCGTCGGAAGTGTCTATGCCATCGAATACACAACCTCACCGGCAGTGAAGACCTCCTGGCGCTGTTTGAGCTTCCTTCAGCTGTCAACGCCGACCCATCTCTGGACCGATCCTACCCCTGCCACTGGCCCGCAGCGTTTTTATCGCGCGACTCTGGACGTGCGGCCGAACTTGGTGTTCATCCCGCCCGGTAGCTTTCGCATGGGAAGCCCCTCGAACGAGGTGGGTCGACTCCCAGATGAAGGTCCGCAAACAGTCGTGACTCTGACTCAAGGATTCTACATGGCTCGCTACAAGGTAACTCAGACTGATTATCAGTGGGTCGTGGGAAGCTACCCGAGTGTGTTTACCGGGGATTTCAATCGGCCGGTCGAGACGGTGAGTTGGGAGGATGCCACCAATTACTGCGCCCTACTGACTCGGCGGGAACGGGCAGCCCGAGTCATCCCCCCCAACTGCGTCTACCGGTTGCCGACGGAGGCGGAATGGGAGTACGCCTGCCGAGCCTGGACCACGACCCGTTTCAGCTACGGGGATGACCCTGGCTACACAAATCTGGCCAACTACGCCTGGTACGTTTCGAACAGCGGCCATACCACGCGGGCCGTAGGCGAGAAGCTGCCCAATCCGTGGGGACTTTATGATATGCATGGAGGGCTGTGGGAATGGTGCCAGGATTGGTATGGTCCCTATCCGGGAGGACAAGTGACGAACCCTCAGGGGCCAACTAGCGGCACCTATCGAGTTTATCGTGGGGGAAGCTGGGGATGTCGACCGGAGAAATGTCGCTCGGCCATCCGGGAGGCCAATCCTGAAGGTGAGACTGGATACGTCGGCTTCCGGGTTGTGCTGGCGCTAGCTGGTCCGTAG